The Candidatus Campbellbacteria bacterium genome segment CAAAAGACCACAGTTACCGGTGTAGAAATGTTCAACAAACAGCTTCAAGAGGGAATGGCTGGTGACAACGCCGGTATCCTTCTTCGCGGATTGAAAAAAGACGATGTAACTCGCGGTCAAGTACTCGCGCATCCGGGCTCTGTTACTCCGCACGATGACTTTGAAGCTGAAGTATATATCCTCAACAAAGAAGAAGGAGGACGTCACACGCCTTTCTTCACCGGATACAAGCCGCAGTTCTATATCAGAACTACGGACGTAACCGGAGATGTTACTCTGCCGGAAGGAACCGAGATGGTTATGCCGGGAGATACCGTTACCTTCAAAGTTAAGTTGGTAGCGCCGGTAGCTCTCGAAGAGCAACAGCGTTTCGCTATCCGAGAGGGTGGCAAGACAGTTGGAGCCGGAGTTGTAACCAAGATCAACTCGTAAGATAGACACTTATCCTATTTATGGCAGAGTCAACCAAAACAAAAAAGGAAACCAAAGAAGGAGCAAAAAAAGGAGCTAATCCGGAAGGCGTGGAGCGATTGCGGATCAAAGTACAAGCGTACGAATCCAAAATTCTTGATAATTCGGTCCGCCAGATAATCGATACCGCGGTACGTTACGACGCAAAAGTTCGCGGTCCGGTTCCTCTGCCTACCAACACCAAGAAGTACACGGTCAATCGTTCTTCGTTCGTACACAAAGACTCGCGTGAGCAATATGAAATGCGAACGCACCGCCGACTTATTGACATTCTCGAGCCGTCGGGTAAGGTGATCGAAGCATTGACGAATCTTTCGCTCCCGTCTGGTATTTCCATCGACGTAAAGATGATCTAGAGCGAGCGGTCTGGTTTGTTCAAACTTATTGCGTAAACCTTACTTTTCTCTAAAAGTGCCTGATTTTTGATAGATCTTTGATCTATCGCTTGGCTAATACAGAAAATAATGAAATTTATCCTAGGAACAAAAGAAAATATGACTCAGCTCTTTCTCGAGAGTGGGAGCATGACACCTGTTACGGTCATCAAAGCTGAGCCGGCGGTGGTTACTCGCATTCGTGAGAAAGATCGAGACGGGTATGTAGCCGTGCAGATCGGCTCAGGAGAGAAAAAAGAAAAGAACATCTCCAAGCCGGAAAAGGGTCAATTCAAAGGGTTGGGTAACTTTCGTTATTTAAGGGAGTTTAGACTGCCCGAGTCGGAGGAAGTAGCGGTAAAAGAAGGTGATAGTGTTTCACTGGATCAGTTTGAGACCGGTGACAAGGTTCGTCTCACCGGAGTTAGCAAAGGTAAGGGCTTCCAAGGAGTTGTGAAGCGACACAAATTTGCCGGTGGACCTCGAAGTCACGGTCAAAAGCACTCGGAACGAGAAGCGGGATCTATCGGAGCAACCGGTCCACAGCGCGTACTCAAGGGTACCAAAATGCCCGGACGAATGGGATCTGACACGATCACCGTTAAGAAAGCTTCGGTTGTGAAAGTTGACACGGATAATAATTTGATTTATGTAAAGGGAGCCGTCCCCGGACGCAAGGGAACCCTTATTAAGATAACTGCATAGGTATGAAAGCGGATATTTATACAGCCAAAGGAGAAAAGAAAGGTAGCGCGACTTTACCAGAAGAGATCTTCGGACTTCCTTGGAACGCCGATTTGGTGCACCAGGTAGTTACTTCCATACAGTCAAACAGACGCACTCCCGTAGCACACGCCAAAGGAAGAAATGAAGTCCGAGGTGGTGGAGCCAAGCCTTGGCGCCAGAAAGGCACCGGAAACGCGCGACACGGTTCAATCCGTAGCCCTCTTTGGATAGGCGGTGGGGTTACACACGGCCCGCTAAAGGGGAAGGACTACACAAAGAAGATCAATAAAAAGATGAGGTCGAAAGCTCTCTTTACCATTCTCTCGAGGAAGCTCGTCGATGGCGAGATCGTTTTTCTCGAGTCTTTGTCCGAGTTGGACTCAGAAGGAAAAACCAAAGAAGCAAAGAATATAGTGGATACATTGTCCAAGGTGAAAGGGTTAGAAGGAATTTCTCGGAAAAAAGGTAATGCTGCGCTCATAGCGTTGGGAGACGCGTCCGCTGAAATAAAGCGAAGCTTTAAGAACATTCCTACGGTAAGTGCCCACGAAGTAGAGAATCTGAGCGCGCTTGACGTGTTGAATTACAAGTATATAGTGATCACTGATCCTGAGAGATCTATAGAATTTCTCAAGAGTAAAAACAATTAATTATGCCTTTGTTTGGACGAAAAGCGAAAACTGAAGAAAAGGACAAGAGTGCGACAGAAGTAGACAAAACTGAGGCAAGTAAATCTCAGAGTAAGGATAGTGCTGTACTCCAGCCGGTCCTAAATTCTTTTAACCCAGGGTCGGTTATCCTCCGTCCTCACGTTACCGAAAAAGCGGCTATAGCCACCGACGACGGGGTATATGTTTTTGTGGTCGCTGAAGACGCGAACAAGCACAAAGTTCGTGAAGCCGTCAAGCAAACGTACAAAAAGACACCGCAAAAAGTAAGGATCGCCCGAAAAGCCGACAAGCAAGTACGTCGTCGTGGCGGAATGGGTGTCAAAAAGGGGCTGAAAAAGGCCTACGTGTATATGAAAGAAGGGGAAACGCTTGATATTCTTTAAATATTTTAAGTTTGTATTTTAATTATGAAATCCTATAAACCAACCAGTCCAGCTCGCCGACATATGACCGTAGTTTCAACCGGGAAGGTTTTGAGTGGAGCCAAGCCCGCCAAGAAATTGACAAAAGGTTATAAGCGATCAGTTGGACGCAATCATCAAGGGCGATTAACTTCACGGCACAAAGGCGGTGGACACAAGAGAAAAACTCGCGAGATCGACTGGATTTTTGATAAGCACGACATTCCGGCAAAGATCGAGTCTTTGGAATATGATCCAAACAGAAGCGGATTTATTGCTCTAGTGGTTTACGCAGATGGAGAGAAGCGGTACATCCTGGCACCCAAAAACGTGAAGGTCGGCCAGGATCTTGTTGTCTCAAAGGATGCACCAATAAAGGCGGGCAACAGGACCATGCTTTCACGAATGCCGGTTGGTACTTTTGTCTACAATATAGAAATAAAGCCAAACCAGGGCGGCAAGTTGGTCCGTTCAGCGGGTAATTACGCCGAGGTCATAGCAGTAGAGGGTGATTACGTGAGTTTGAAAATGCCATCAACAGAGGTAAGAAAGGTATTGGGTCGCAACTTTGCCACCGTTGGAGAAGTTTCGAATCCGGAACATCGTTTGCGTACTGTTGGTAAGGCCGGTAGGTCGCGACATATGGGAGTTCGACCGACAGTTAGAGGTTCCGCTATGAATGCTGTCGATCACCCTTATGGTGGCGGTGAAGGAAGAGCCGGACGCGGAATGCGTCGAGCAAAATCCAAGTGGGGCAAGCCAACCGGTCTGGGGCAGAAAACGCGTACCCCTAAAAAGTATTCCGATAGATTGATCATAAACAAGAGAAAGTCTAAGAGGCGCTCAAAATAGGTCTTATTTGACATAAGCACCTCTTTTCTATAGTATTTGCAAACGTTATGACACGATCACTTAAAAAAGGACCATATGTAGACGAAAAGCTCCTCAAGAAAATCGAGGGGAAGAAGCCGTCTGATGTCAAAGTAGTAAAAACTTGGGCTCGGAACTCTCAGATATCTCCGGAGATGGTAGGGTTTACATTTGGTGTACATAACGGGAAAGATCATATAGAAGTTCTCGTTACGGAAGAAATGGTCGGTCATAGACTTGGCGAATTCGCTCCAACGCGCAAATTCTACAGGCACGGAGGTAAGATGCAGAAAGAGCTTGAAATAAAGAAACGCGAAGCCGAGATCGCGGCCGCCAAAGCGGCTAAAGCCACGGAGTAAAGTAAGTTTGACTGATGAATATGAAAGCAAATCTAAAAAACTACAGACAATCTCCCCGCAAAGTCAGACTTCTAGCTGATTTGATTCGTGGTAAGCGGGCGGACGAAGCGCAGAGAACGCTTGAGTTTACGCCCAAGCGAGCCAGTCAGACACTAAA includes the following:
- the rpsJ gene encoding 30S ribosomal protein S10, which codes for MAESTKTKKETKEGAKKGANPEGVERLRIKVQAYESKILDNSVRQIIDTAVRYDAKVRGPVPLPTNTKKYTVNRSSFVHKDSREQYEMRTHRRLIDILEPSGKVIEALTNLSLPSGISIDVKMI
- the rplC gene encoding 50S ribosomal protein L3 — its product is MMKFILGTKENMTQLFLESGSMTPVTVIKAEPAVVTRIREKDRDGYVAVQIGSGEKKEKNISKPEKGQFKGLGNFRYLREFRLPESEEVAVKEGDSVSLDQFETGDKVRLTGVSKGKGFQGVVKRHKFAGGPRSHGQKHSEREAGSIGATGPQRVLKGTKMPGRMGSDTITVKKASVVKVDTDNNLIYVKGAVPGRKGTLIKITA
- the rplD gene encoding 50S ribosomal protein L4, with the translated sequence MKADIYTAKGEKKGSATLPEEIFGLPWNADLVHQVVTSIQSNRRTPVAHAKGRNEVRGGGAKPWRQKGTGNARHGSIRSPLWIGGGVTHGPLKGKDYTKKINKKMRSKALFTILSRKLVDGEIVFLESLSELDSEGKTKEAKNIVDTLSKVKGLEGISRKKGNAALIALGDASAEIKRSFKNIPTVSAHEVENLSALDVLNYKYIVITDPERSIEFLKSKNN
- the rplW gene encoding 50S ribosomal protein L23; this encodes MPLFGRKAKTEEKDKSATEVDKTEASKSQSKDSAVLQPVLNSFNPGSVILRPHVTEKAAIATDDGVYVFVVAEDANKHKVREAVKQTYKKTPQKVRIARKADKQVRRRGGMGVKKGLKKAYVYMKEGETLDIL
- the rplB gene encoding 50S ribosomal protein L2; this translates as MKSYKPTSPARRHMTVVSTGKVLSGAKPAKKLTKGYKRSVGRNHQGRLTSRHKGGGHKRKTREIDWIFDKHDIPAKIESLEYDPNRSGFIALVVYADGEKRYILAPKNVKVGQDLVVSKDAPIKAGNRTMLSRMPVGTFVYNIEIKPNQGGKLVRSAGNYAEVIAVEGDYVSLKMPSTEVRKVLGRNFATVGEVSNPEHRLRTVGKAGRSRHMGVRPTVRGSAMNAVDHPYGGGEGRAGRGMRRAKSKWGKPTGLGQKTRTPKKYSDRLIINKRKSKRRSK
- the rpsS gene encoding 30S ribosomal protein S19, which gives rise to MTRSLKKGPYVDEKLLKKIEGKKPSDVKVVKTWARNSQISPEMVGFTFGVHNGKDHIEVLVTEEMVGHRLGEFAPTRKFYRHGGKMQKELEIKKREAEIAAAKAAKATE